The Hippoglossus hippoglossus isolate fHipHip1 chromosome 24, fHipHip1.pri, whole genome shotgun sequence genomic interval tattgataGTAAGTGACGAGCTTAtaaaagactactgacaggacaggggcacttcaagGGCTCATCAGATTTCAGCCGGGGCCAACGTCCCCCCTGGCCCACCCTTAGCAATAAACAAAAGTAGAGCTGAGGTTGATGAGGCTATCATTAGTTTTACAGATATTTGGTCATAAACTAAACAAATTGAAGATTTGACCTTTTAATGTCACAATAGATGAAAGTTTCAAAGTTCCATAAAGTTAATACAGGGTTGTCCTGTTAGGGATGCGATACCACATTTCATGGTCCATCCAACATTTCTTGAGTGGTGCTGTAGAAAAGGTCAGGTTATCAGCAACTTCATTAGAATTCATtatctgggaaccatgaatgtgtgtttcacATTTTGTGCCATCACATCTCACAGATGTAGAGATAAAGTGATATAAGGGATTTCTTTCTATCTACAGGTGGCACTTGAAGAAAAGTCAGCGGATGAGTTATTAGGATTCTACCTCTCGGGCTCATGAATGTCTGTATGCTAGTGTGGGTAAAACCCAGAGGCTCCGTAGCCATTGACTGTACATGTGAAAGAGATAGCAATGCTTATGTCTCGAAAACCTACTTTTTTGGTCTTGAAGTTACACACCAGGATCAACTCCCTTGTGATCAGGAGCTGGCGTTAGCATTTGCCTCCCTGTGCAAGTGTGAACACTGGCCCTGAACCTGTGAGAGGTCTGATAGTGATAGATGAATTGGGTACATAGACAGAGCCCTCGGTGCAGCTGAGATAAGGAGCCCTGAGGAACAAGCAGCCATTGGGAGGCCTGTCTGTCATTGATATCGCTGTTATCCACTGGCTGTCCAGTGTACATAAATGCTTCCAAGAGGCTGAGCAAAAGGCCGAGATTACCTTGATGACACAGGAAGCCATGCTTAACTTGGCACAACATCACATTAAAACCCCAGAAGTCCAGATTTGGTATTGATGTTTTGTAAAATTTCTTGTCAAGCCATAAAATCCTGTGAAACCTTGTGAAATTGGCCAACAATGgtcatactgtacatacactcAATTGCACATCTGTAATGTTCATGTTTATAACTTATATATAATGttctacatttttttatttctatattaatGCTAATCATGCAAATCCCCTGTAGGTGTATATCTACTTAGCAATAAAGCCTCATTTAGATTCTTCATAACTAGTAGTGATATAGTACCCTGCACATGTTTCTCTTTTGCATCCGTTATtacatattttgtcattttaaacaatttcGAAAATGAACTCAGGTATCATTTTAAACGGGGAATACTATAATTTCCAAGAACAaaactgtatttctgtatttaaataaagcCCAAGCAGTTCCAGTTTTGACAAAAAAGTGTTTCTTATTGGCTGAAGCGTTCCTCATTCACCAATTCTCCACATGGATTAGAAAAGCAAACATCCCTCTTTAGAAATTGGCTTCCAAACAGCCATACGACAACATTTAACTACACAGAATATCTCAGCAGAGCGTCCAAAGATGTTTAATTCATTCTGATGttatataaagaaaacatattgaTTTGTATCAATAGAAAAATGAGTActtaaatcaaagaaaaaacaatcctTTTGTCAAAAATCGGAGAATGTCGGATATAAAGGCGTAATAAGAAAGAAATTCTTTTACCACGTATTTATATGCACCATTTGAGAGTTTTGAGAGGATGTATAGCTTATATAAAAGCAGAATGTATTATCCAATCAGAATAAATGTATTATCTGTCCCAAGACAGACACCTATAATGAATTCAATTTTCAATTTCAACTCAAAGACACGTAAGCAAATGGGAAATCTGCATGCTCTGTACATTCCCCTTTTTTTGATTTATcacctgaaaacataactttATTTCTTGCACTAACAGCTGGATTCAGAGGACTTTTAGAGATGCAAAAAATGCTGACTGATGGCTCACGGGCCCCCCGCCAAAAGCAgtacataaaacacacaggcagctgCAACCAAACCTGGGCGGCGTTTGGCTCGTGTCGCCGagctcctcgtctcctctccatctcacCCAGCTGAGGTGTTTTACCGTTATCCTCCACAATGAAACCCAACGATGTGGAACAGGGGGGGACAGGGAGGGCGGGGGAAGTCTCTGCGGTGGTTTATGGCAGCTCAGGACTTTCACCTGTCAAGACACAATTGATTGTTATTAACAGCAGGGCTGGAAAATGAATTCTTGCCGGGAAAAAACGAATACATTTTCCTCCCCAAAGGCTGCCTTAATTTTGCAAAAGAGGAAGAATTACGCCGCCGCTCAGAAAATCTGCAGCGTCAACCAACCCCCCTAAAAAAGTCAGGGATATTTGATTTCAGAGCCAACGCATTGTCCTGGAAGTATTTcatatgtttgtatatatatcGATCTTATTGCATAAGTCCCTAAAGATATTTTCTGTTTAGTGCCAGCTGCAGTTACCAGAAGGGCGCCTGAAGCCAGAGGGGGCCtttttttgctcatttttaAGCGTGGATGGTATGGAATCAATCCAGTGTATTAATGTAAAGACACTGGGTTTGCACAATATAAAGACACCATGGGTGCAGTTGCAGACAATGTGGCAGAATTTCTAATGAAACGTGGATTTACTGAAGAGTGAAATGATCATTTATAAGAGAGTGTCTGCTGTGAAATTGAGTAGGGGATGCTGGGAAGGTGTTTACTGAcgtttactctgtgtgtgaggggagCTCAGGATAGACCTCAGGATTAAACGCAAGGGTTTTGACCTCAATCAGAGAAATAATTACTGTTGCCCCTCCTGTTGGTGGACTCCATAATTAGCAAGCAAAGCCCcgacagaaaacacaattagTCTGAAAACAGAGGTGATTAAAACTATAATTCTTATTTGACTCATTGCAATCTTTTGTGTTTTCGGCTCTATAGCTTTATTGAATTTGCCGGGAATGTCACCGTGGCTCCTTTTGCGCCGTTCCCACGAAATAGTTCCTAATAAATTCTCCAGCCAGGAAGCCTTTCATATTATGCCCAATGTCTGCACCCAGATATCTGTCAAAGCCAGTGAGGGGGGGATAATTGAATAGAGGACATTTGCTTCAAGATAAAAACAAGTCAAGTGTGACTGACTCCATCTTCCTCAAGTAATGAAGAGTATTCATGATTGGCACGACTGATAAAAAGCTATggatctctctcacacacacccacacacacacacacacacacacacacacacacacacacacacacacacacacacacacacacacacacacacacacacacacacacacccactcacccacccacccttcAAAGctcttttctttcagtgtgATTCAATGCAATGAATCACAATGTTTCCTATTATATTCTCTcagaagaacaaacacacacacagcttttatcTGTCATCATCACTGTAACCACTCCTCCACCAAAAAACAGTCGATACGATACCGATGCAGCACCCACtcattttatgtgtgtgtgcgtgtgtgtgagtgtgtgtatgtgtgtgtatgtgtgtgggtgtgctcGCTTTGTTCAGACTGTGATTAAACTGGACTGCATACAATGATGGAAGTTTGGTGTTTTTCTCCTATAAAGACATGATTACAAAACCTTTTAACAGACCAGGGATTCAGATTAGTATCTGAAGTGATACACTCTCAGGATCTCTGTCACATCCgcagtgaaaaataaagaatctaCCAAGATATGCAAACATACTTGAGACCAGGTTCTAATATTTGATCCTGTCTCTGAGCAGGTTAATCTATGGCCAACTGTGTCTAACTGGCCTTTGCTTATAGCGTccatctacctactaattctacaaatgtctttctgtccgtctgtctgtatgtgaaatGCATATCTCACGGACTGTTCATCTTTTCAGCTTaacactagtgcagtgcctaatttggtgcgatttggacagGTGATACATTGgatattaatacaaattgaataaacaggcaaccagcaCTCTGTAGTggtcagtgggggcggggcagtgtgccttcagtcaGTGGACCGAGTTGAATCTTCATCTACGTCCTTGGATTAACTATAGCAGTGGTCAGCAACTGGtggtcaataataataataccctGCCCGCCAGATAATTTTGATAATcggattattttaattttccaaTGACGTATATATCCTTTCCTTTTTAGCAAGTTGTCTTCATactaaaagcacaatgtttgttttgttgctgaaaTTCTTTATATCGAGCCATatcagagcttttatttagaaaatttGTAAGcgtgggtctgaagattgtgtccatcgcttaaagggatagttcattcaaaaatgaatattcactcattatctactcgccattttgcagatggaggggtgggtgaggtgtttgagtccacaaatcacttttggagtttcagggttaaacagacctctgaaatagccgacacAAAACGtatgacaaaaataacaacagttaagtaaatcatccAAACCCTGCATGTGAACAGTaaagcaaacacattttgaatttgtgaaTTGTATGAATATCAACGATAACATCTTAATTGCAGATAAcccaggtaggatgaacacaacgtttcttacttcactctgcaccatagactgtttataaaaaaatctattgcACACAACATCCACCACAGTAAATACAAGTATATTGTAgaaagtgtttgaggaggactcacaaACAGGCAGATTCAGGTGTTCAGCACTGCACTCGTCTAAATAATGAGAAACATCATTAACTTTGCTAATTGTCACTACGGTGCATGTAAATTCAACTGTTAGCATTCGGGtttaaccatagactgtatagaaagATTATTTCATATCAGGGTTTAACCTGAGAAAACCTACTGCTTTAGAAAACTGTATCATTTAGCATAGTAGCTGCCTTAATATGActattgtttaaaataaaagcttcattGACtactttcattttaaatcagtggAAAGTGTCCTTGCCTTTAAAACCCCTCACCTACATGGCAGCACCTTTCAACTTCCTCATAAACACCACCAACCTGGACGGGCGTCTGTCTGCGAACAACCAATCACAATGCGAGACGCGATTCAATTTAGAGCCAATCACGATGCACGTCTGCCCAGAGCGGGACGTTACAAATGTAGACCCGGAAGTTTTCCTCCGCCTTTTTTGTTTGCGTAGTTTaataacaatttttaaaaaaaggctaTATTCGTAGAACATGGCGCCGAGCGGCTCGTCAGACGTGTAGACCACAGATTCACGTCGAGTTCTCGCTCGTGAAACCAGCCGCAGAATCGTGGgtaagtttatttaaaataacgAGAGTTTATCTGAAGCGGGagactttttgtttgtctttccaTTTAAACCAGCGGCTACAGACAGCGCCATGTTGAATTCATTCAGTTAATAACTTCTTATGGCGTTTGCGAACTAAAGATTGTGTGTTGtagttaaaatatttaaaaatatttattttgagaCCTAGCAGTCAGTAACGTTAGCTTTAGCTCATACGATGTTTGTGAATATAACTTTGGTGTTGATAATCCCAGATGATCCTGTTATAACACACTTCAAATCACAAGGACAGTCTGGTTATGGGTTGTGAGCTGTTTCAATGTTAGTCCTCAACACTTACATTGTGTAGTTATCACACTAACCCGagttattttcctcctctcaggTCCAGCTCCTGTAAAACATGGAGGAGCTCTACACTTTAGAGAAGGAGGTCGGACGAGGCAGCTATGGCGTGGTCTTTGAGGGACATATGGTCAAAACAGGACAGAAGGTGGCCATTAAGCGGCTGCCCTGCAGCAACCCGGAGTGCATCGAGCTCTACCTGCAAGAGCTGTGGGCCATGAGAGCCACAGCCAAGAACCACAGAAACGTCATTGCACTCCACAGCTGCCTCCTGCAGACAGGCCCCAGAAGCTTGAAGCCCCTGAAACCAGGGAAACTGCCCCTACGTCTAGTTGAGAGCGTGCTGAAGGGCACTATGGTGGGAGCACCACAAAGTCGGGAGAGGATTCATGCCCAGTCGACCGCCATGAAGAGGACTAATTCTGTCTCCAGGCTTCAGGACAGGACCAACACTGTCCAGGTCAGGGCTAAGCTCCAGGacacaacaaaatcaaatgCATCTGATGCTACAACCCCGCAACGGCCTCAAAACAGAGCCGGGAAGAGACGGGCCCAGAGCGAGGGGGAGCAGTCGGGACCCCGGCGCTGCTTGGCCCTGTGGCTCGTGATGGAGTACTGTGACGGGGGCGACTTGAATCGGTACGTGCTCTCCAGGCCGCTATATCCCCGGCGTAACCGCAGTGTGGTGCGACAGCTTTGCAGAGCTGTGGCCTTCCTGCATAGCCTTGGCATCATCCATCGAGACCTGAAGCCCGACAATGTGCTGATCTGTGTCACACCAAAAGGCCCTGTTGTCAAGGTAGGCAGACGCTGACGTGTGACAGTTTTTATATCACATTAGGCGACACGGATGCATTGGAACAAGCATGTCTGTGATGTCAGTATTATTTAGCTCTTTTCTATCAAAATCTAAATGTAGTACCACACTCTATGTAGGCGATGGAACCTTGACACCACCAACTAATTGCCACCTCTGTAGAGATCTCATTACTTAACGAATGTAACAATCAACacaatgacacatttaaataaaaaggttgTTATGCTAATTATAGTGAGAGCAAGCTGTGTATAACGTTAATATCACACATCACACCCGTTTTATTGTCTTCGAGCTGCATGTGTCATGTGACTATTGAGGGTGCAATCTGGCCTGTCATCAGATTTATTTAGCTCAAGATGGTtgcttagacacacacacagacacattagcATTGGTACATTTTGGTAAAAACATTATGTCTAGGCTATAAATCAACCCATGAGTTTGGAGAATTGTTATTTACATATTGTCTGACAAACTGATttagaaaacattgttttataatttaaatcataaaacaaTGAATCTAATACCAGAATGTCACCTTTTTGCtgtatattttatctttttatcttaattttatCTTGAGTAAAGGCCTGAAATTGAAAAAGAATATTTACCCCTTATGTCTATATCAATGAACTTCAGCTGTGTCAAGACACATTTCCCTGTCCAACCTCTAGGTGGCAGACTTTGGTCTGAGCAAGATGAGTGAAGGTCTGGTGGACGGGGATGAAAACGTGCCGCACTTCTCATCCACCTGTGGCTCCGACTTTTACATGGCTCCGGAGGTGTGGGGTGGAGTGACCTACACAGCCCAGGCGGACATCTTTTCGCTAGGTGTGATGTTCTGGGCGATTCTGGAAAGAATCACCTTTCTGCAAGAAGGGACCACAAAGGAACAGCTGGGtaagaaaatgaatcaacagAGTAGACCAGAGAGGAAGAATACCTGATGCTTCTTTTACTGAAACGAAACAGAATGATAACGCAAACCaacactaccccaacaactagACCACGATAGTAAAGATTTACAGGAAAGTGGTCTCAGACCACCTTAGTCGTAAATAAATGAGAATCCAGAATTTGTCAGTTAACATTTAGGGTAACATTTGAGTATAAGGCTGTCATGTGATAGGCTGCTCACCAGTCAGAGGGCTCTCAGAAAGGTTGTGTCTGGCCAGGCAGCTTGATGACGCATCGCACCGAATCGAGTTTGACTTAATTAACTGGCACATATTAAAAATGTCACATGCTATACATCATACATTCATCAGGCATGGACAGAACAATCTTGAATCTAAATGGCAAAGATATGAAGTATAATTTATGCAACGTAAGTTTGGCAACGGATCTTAGTAGCTCTGTTTCTTATAATAAAATCTGACACTATGTGATTAAGCATTCCTTACACCTCGAAGTGTTGTTGGCAGCAGGTGCGATACCAGCTCGTTCAgaataatacattattataagtatgtttatatatttattttatcgGATTTCCTTTGGTTCCTGTTCAAGTTGTATTGATAACATCAACCTACATTAATGAAGATCAATCACATTCTCATGGTAAAGCAAAGATTAGATTAGAAAATTAGTTGCGTTGTGTCAAttaattttctgtctttgttctaAATTAAGCTTGTCATCACATAGAAGGTCGGTGTAGGGAAATTAACCCATAAACACGAGCCGGCAGAGGCAATGTGCCCAGCTCTCCAGGAGAGCTTTGGGATTTTAATCTATTTGTttaatgtcctttttttcctcccctgtcAGAATCCCGAGTGGCCATAAGATGAGAAGTGTCTTAATGTTCAGGAGTACAGGGCCCTGTCCTGCACTCCACTATCAGATAGTAATGAAACGGCTGTAATACAGACGTCtccttttattaaaaaaaaaatggctctGATCAGCGGCGACCTGGCGTCAGGGGAATGTGAACCATTATCCCAAAGTGTAGTGCGTGAGAAGCTCCCTGAGTCATTGATGCTCCCATTAAGctgaatgttatttttttgaCTGGGGGTGTTTcagtggattaaaaaaacaaaaaaaacaaaatggcatTTAGCAGCTCCGATCACAATCCTCTTTGTCAGTGAGAAAATGGGGAGAGGCAGCTGGAGGCTTTTCGCAGACAGATAAAATGGtctattatttttactttatccCCTCTCAAGACCCATACACCCACACAGTTATTTGACCAGGCAGGGGAGCGGGGAGAAATCGTAAGGGAGGGAGACGCACTCTCTCCTGTTTGTCCTCTAGGCCTGGAAGTCTGgagttttcgttttttttttttttttttgctgaggtAGTTGAGGAAATCGTGACTTGCTTTCACCAGGACAGACCTGGACTTGACTATAAACTTCACCCGCAGTGTTTAAATCAGGCTTTACTGATGGGAATCGGCAGAAAGAGACGACTTGTATGACAGATGTGTTTCTATCAGGTTTTCATTAAAGTCAATTTATACTCAAACAAGAGACGGCCTCAAGGAACCTTGAGTTTAATTTGAATTGATGCATTTTTAACCACTTTCATAGATACTCCTTGTTAATCTTTAGGTTTGCCACCTTTAATgggattttcttcttcattaatCTACAAATTCAATTGATCATGTCGtatagaaaatgtcaaataaagacaaatgacCAATTGAGGTTGTTGAGCACAAAGTTTTACCTTCCTAATTATTCTGATAAGCAGCCAAGAAATCGAAGGTATtaaaggaagaagagggagctCATCTTGGTACTCGATCGATTTCAAATGAGCGTGGGTTGTTGGGTGGTGGGTGTGTTACACTAACCTTATGGTTTTATAATTCAATAAATATGTCGTAACAATCTTTAAACAGGAAATCAAATACCGATTGTGGTTAGGTTGACTGGAGTAGGCGTGAATGTGAGTATGAATGGTTTTTGGTCTCTATATGATGGCCCTGTAATGGACTGGGACCCGTCCAGGATCCTGCTTGTCACCCGATGTCTGCTCGGAATTGCTCCCCCTCAAAAGGATGAGCACTAGACATAATGGATAGATAGAAATGGTACTTAAGGAGTTTTGTTGTCTCACATCAGCCCATTTTCTGACATGGGGATGGAGATGTTTCACCAACTTCtacagtttgatttgattttatttttcacatctgTGAGCAGCTCCTCCAGTTCTTATTCtgactgtgtgtatttcatgtCGCTTTTCCAGTGTTAGCACATTCGCAAAACCTGCTAAGATTAGCCGAAGTAATTAGCAGGAATATGGAATTAGGACAGTCCTGAGGAGGCActataagtgtgtgtgggtatgcTAATGGTCTGTCGGGGCTTTAACAGGactttgtcagtgttttttcataaaaatgtgcttttcaaGAAAAGGTTTTCAAACCTGTTTAACATTCAGGTTTACTTGCTATCACGCTTCTTCATGTTTCTTCATGTCTGCCACCTGTAGTTCAGTGTGATATTAGGATTGTGCATCATGGCACATGCATATTGTGCGTGTGCTTGAGAATAAGCAAAACAAGGACAAGGACACACTGATGAATACATTGCTccattgtgctgctgttttttaacAGTTAAAGGAATTGTGTATTAACTATTGTAGCACAGAGATGCAGAGTGTCAGTCGGACTGCTGCATCTCTTTGAGTTTAGCTGGTAAAGTATTAGTTTGACAAACTCTATGTGAATGAGTCCCTTTAACTGATCACAAAACAAAGCACTGTTGCTTATTGTTGCAACAATGACAAGTCAAGACCCTGTTTTactttcaaatgtgtttttgaaaacatATCTGGTCATTTTGGCTCTTTtccttttatatatatttaagtcaTAGACTGATATAAAACTACTAGATACATTTAGCCTCTCGTAGCTTTATGTTTGCAGACTCTTTGAGCACTTCATTGTATGTTAACCTTGTAATTAGGCAAGTGAACGCCCTGCAGTCTGTCTTGTTGCTTTCAGCCTGATGACTTACCTCATCAtccttttgtattttctcctgTTAGGCGCCTACGTGTGTAAGGGTCGCTCGGGCAAGTTGATGCCGCTGGGGGAAGCCTTGTGGGAGAACGCCGACCTCCAGCTGTGTATCCCAATGAAGTCAAAGAGAGCGCCCCCGCTGCCACCCCCTCCCGGTCCATCTACGTGCActctgcttttagacatgctCGCCTCAAACCCGGATGCCCGGCCCCCGGCAGACCAGCTGGAGGCCAGAGTGCGATCCGCTCACAAAGAGGACTCCCACTGACACAAAGTGCGCTTAAACGACCATTATGGCTCTTACCACTGTAACCACTACACGGAAATATTGACTGTGCGCCCCCTGACCACAGTGCTTCCTATGTGTGTCAACAGGAACCACTTTGCTGCCACAGGGAAGTGGGGATAACAAATATGTAAGATTATATGGAATTGAAGGTGCTATTTCTGTCACTGAAACAGCAGCGCAGTTTAGAAACCGTGTAGAAAAAccagaaaaagggaaaatgggGTTGAAATAGAAGAGGTCCTTCTGACCCCCGAGAGCCTCTCGAGGAAATCAGTCTATTGGCCTTGGACCCCTGTAATGCACTGCAGACTAAACACGCAATGATACTCAAGCAAGTCTTTATAGAGATCCAGTGGGACTCGCTGAGTTTCCTGTAAGCACCGTGCTGTTTAGGCACATAGGCGTTTGACAGAGAAAATCAATTTTGGTAAGTACAGAGctgaaattaataaaatggTTTGATGTTAGTGCTTGTAAACAGACCAGTGTTTGACTGACTCCACATTCTGCTGTATTTCAGTTACTGAATTTGACTTTGATTTTTGGACATAGATGTTTTAACTTAATTTGTACTGACCTTCCTGGCTGAGGTACCTCCACCTCACACTGATGTAGCATGGATTGAACAGTC includes:
- the si:ch211-63o20.7 gene encoding serine/threonine-protein kinase pdik1l-A; the protein is MEELYTLEKEVGRGSYGVVFEGHMVKTGQKVAIKRLPCSNPECIELYLQELWAMRATAKNHRNVIALHSCLLQTGPRSLKPLKPGKLPLRLVESVLKGTMVGAPQSRERIHAQSTAMKRTNSVSRLQDRTNTVQVRAKLQDTTKSNASDATTPQRPQNRAGKRRAQSEGEQSGPRRCLALWLVMEYCDGGDLNRYVLSRPLYPRRNRSVVRQLCRAVAFLHSLGIIHRDLKPDNVLICVTPKGPVVKVADFGLSKMSEGLVDGDENVPHFSSTCGSDFYMAPEVWGGVTYTAQADIFSLGVMFWAILERITFLQEGTTKEQLGAYVCKGRSGKLMPLGEALWENADLQLCIPMKSKRAPPLPPPPGPSTCTLLLDMLASNPDARPPADQLEARVRSAHKEDSH